The following proteins are co-located in the Abditibacteriaceae bacterium genome:
- a CDS encoding SRPBCC domain-containing protein has protein sequence MTEEKTEFDISRTFDAPRELVWKAWSEAERLAQWWGPKGFEIQVVALDFRPEGVFHYGMKSPDGGTMWGKFVYHEIAPPERLVYVVSFADEDASIVRAPFSSTFPLEVLNTLTLKESDGKTTLTLRGHPINATPEEEAFYLGMHDSMQQGFGGALDNLADYLAKA, from the coding sequence ATGACAGAAGAAAAGACCGAATTCGATATTTCGCGCACTTTTGATGCTCCGCGTGAACTGGTGTGGAAAGCGTGGAGCGAAGCCGAACGACTCGCGCAATGGTGGGGGCCAAAAGGGTTCGAAATTCAGGTTGTCGCACTGGATTTTCGCCCTGAGGGCGTTTTTCATTACGGCATGAAAAGTCCAGATGGCGGCACCATGTGGGGCAAGTTCGTTTATCACGAAATCGCTCCACCCGAACGTCTGGTTTACGTCGTTTCCTTCGCGGACGAGGACGCAAGCATTGTTCGCGCGCCTTTCAGTTCGACGTTTCCGCTTGAGGTTTTAAATACATTGACGCTGAAGGAAAGTGACGGAAAAACAACCCTGACCTTGCGCGGCCACCCGATTAATGCAACGCCGGAAGAAGAAGCTTTCTATCTGGGAATGCACGATTCGATGCAGCAAGGCTTTGGAGGCGCGCTCGATAATCTGGCCGATTATCTGGCGAAAGCTTGA